The Rubidibacter lacunae KORDI 51-2 genome window below encodes:
- a CDS encoding phosphonate degradation HD-domain oxygenase: protein MEQTLTTLTSILSVYRDRGRAQYGSEAVSQLEHALQCATLAQTAGQSEAMITACLLHDFGHLVHHLGDDPALLGIDDRHEARAIPVLEQLFPAAVTRPIQLHVAAKRYLCAVDPDYWDSLSLASKRSLELQGGVYSAEAAAAFIQQPYAEQAVQLRRWDDLAKVANLSTPDLDRFLPCLQVASQTNPV, encoded by the coding sequence ATGGAACAGACGCTCACAACACTTACAAGTATTTTGTCGGTCTATCGCGATCGCGGGCGCGCCCAATATGGCAGCGAAGCGGTCAGCCAATTAGAGCATGCGTTGCAATGTGCAACCTTGGCTCAAACGGCTGGGCAATCAGAGGCAATGATTACCGCTTGTTTGCTGCACGACTTCGGACACTTGGTGCACCATCTTGGGGACGATCCGGCTTTACTCGGCATCGACGATCGCCACGAAGCCCGCGCTATTCCAGTTTTAGAACAGCTCTTCCCCGCCGCCGTAACCCGACCCATCCAGCTCCATGTCGCGGCTAAGCGCTACCTCTGTGCCGTGGATCCAGACTATTGGGACTCCCTGTCTTTGGCTTCAAAGCGTAGCCTGGAACTCCAGGGTGGGGTGTACTCGGCTGAAGCCGCTGCCGCCTTTATTCAACAACCGTATGCCGAGCAAGCCGTGCAACTTCGCCGCTGGGATGACCTCGCGAAAGTCGCGAATCTAAGCACACCCGATTTGGATCGTTTTCTGCCCTGCCTCCAAGTCGCCAGCCAAACCAACCCGGTTTAA
- a CDS encoding phosphodiesterase: protein MTLIAQISDLHVQTPGQLAYGVVDTNRLVAQAIAQINQLQPHPDAIVASGDLVQHGTIDEYETLKTILSPLRSPLFLMPGNHDCRANLRQVFTHQPFSLSPLGHLSYAVDCDPLRLILLDNTHPKKKAGWLDEQRLKWLAHQLEEAPQSPTIIFMHHPPFLTGIPWMDRHQLEGERELKALVAKHQQVERVSCGHLHRGMYCRWAGAIASAQPSLVHQGGLELRPDTPSQFVMEPPAYQLHIWKNQSLISHIAFIGKFDGPYRFSDGRRVTSLTHN from the coding sequence ATGACCCTGATTGCCCAAATTAGCGATCTTCACGTTCAGACTCCTGGACAACTCGCCTACGGTGTCGTTGATACCAATCGTCTCGTAGCGCAAGCGATCGCCCAAATCAACCAACTTCAGCCCCATCCCGATGCGATCGTTGCCAGCGGGGATTTAGTGCAGCACGGCACCATCGACGAATATGAAACCTTGAAGACCATCCTGTCTCCACTGCGATCGCCCCTATTTCTGATGCCCGGCAACCATGACTGTCGGGCAAACTTGCGTCAGGTTTTCACCCATCAGCCTTTCAGTTTGAGTCCCTTAGGGCACCTTAGCTATGCGGTTGATTGCGATCCATTGCGATTGATCTTGCTGGATAATACACACCCCAAAAAGAAAGCTGGTTGGTTGGATGAGCAACGACTCAAATGGCTTGCACATCAACTTGAGGAAGCCCCTCAAAGCCCTACCATTATATTTATGCATCATCCACCTTTTCTCACTGGTATTCCGTGGATGGATCGGCACCAGTTAGAGGGGGAGAGGGAACTCAAAGCATTGGTTGCTAAACATCAGCAGGTTGAGCGAGTTAGCTGCGGCCATTTGCATCGAGGGATGTATTGTCGTTGGGCAGGAGCGATCGCCAGTGCTCAACCAAGCTTGGTTCATCAAGGAGGATTAGAGTTGCGACCTGATACACCCAGCCAGTTCGTCATGGAACCTCCAGCCTATCAATTACACATCTGGAAGAACCAGAGTCTAATTTCCCACATAGCTTTTATTGGCAAATTCGACGGTCCCTATCGTTTTTCTGATGGGAGAAGAGTAACTTCATTAACACATAACTAG
- a CDS encoding GMC oxidoreductase translates to MNSFVESVDRLEDGTYEVKTVNTLTNQSRSFFAPNVVIAAGSIESPKLLQRSNVFDRLPASVQKLVGLGLTDHPTTNPIKAKVTNLGSTIINIDDHGKVMFYSRGKAETDGSVRYPFNIEMNINGEYWHRRENDPTDPSAGLIDEVTVDLKFSFGNPLEDRNIVNPHSSDDYKSKIEFKDHRDPSYLYRERFPALADWTNTEEEVYQTLNNLVFEIFSKFEFFGNNARPLDESWYGPFNNFGYGTVHHAIGTLRMPYKLSWSGNFQVESVVDEDLQVINNIGLYICDMSVMPFSSAANPVRTLGGLALRLSQHLGVQL, encoded by the coding sequence TTGAATAGCTTCGTTGAATCCGTCGATCGTCTCGAGGATGGAACTTATGAGGTCAAAACAGTTAACACGCTAACCAATCAGTCACGTAGCTTTTTTGCGCCTAACGTTGTTATCGCTGCAGGATCGATTGAAAGTCCCAAGTTGCTTCAGCGCTCAAATGTTTTCGATCGGTTGCCTGCTTCTGTGCAAAAACTTGTGGGTTTAGGATTAACCGACCACCCAACTACAAATCCGATTAAAGCCAAGGTCACTAACCTTGGTTCTACTATCATCAATATCGACGATCATGGGAAAGTTATGTTTTACTCCCGTGGGAAGGCGGAAACCGATGGCTCTGTCCGCTATCCTTTCAACATTGAGATGAATATTAACGGTGAATATTGGCATAGACGAGAAAACGATCCAACCGATCCATCGGCCGGGCTAATTGATGAAGTGACTGTCGATCTCAAGTTTAGTTTTGGCAACCCGCTGGAAGATAGAAATATTGTCAATCCCCATAGTTCAGATGATTACAAGTCTAAGATCGAATTCAAAGATCACCGAGATCCGAGCTATCTTTATAGGGAGCGTTTCCCAGCTCTCGCAGATTGGACTAATACCGAGGAAGAAGTTTATCAGACACTTAATAATCTAGTCTTTGAAATCTTCTCTAAGTTCGAGTTTTTCGGTAATAATGCACGCCCGCTAGATGAGAGTTGGTATGGACCTTTTAATAATTTTGGTTATGGAACGGTTCATCATGCGATTGGGACTTTGCGCATGCCTTACAAACTCTCCTGGAGTGGAAATTTTCAAGTCGAATCTGTGGTGGATGAGGACTTACAAGTTATCAACAATATTGGATTGTATATATGTGACATGTCAGTCATGCCATTCAGTTCGGCAGCTAATCCTGTTCGCACATTAGGGGGTTTAGCCTTGAGACTTTCCCAGCATTTGGGAGTACAACTCTAA
- a CDS encoding methyltransferase domain-containing protein: protein MSNDSLQAQIEAATGYEDLPVPALTQQWAERVLDAAQIRSGDRVLDVACGTGVLARSALERVGSSGSVSGIDPGLGMLQVAERLAPTVEWRQGSAESLAYANQSFDAVVSQFGLMFFADRHKALQEMLRVLTPGGRLAVAVWDLLENIPAYATEVALLNRLAGEDTANAVRAPFQLGARSDLEKLFGEAGVSSVAIATHKGTGHFPSVKIMVEADLRGWLPVMGIFLDEEQIQSILVEAETALDRYVTAKGSVEFDVSAHIVTGLRS from the coding sequence ATGAGCAACGACTCCCTGCAGGCGCAAATTGAAGCTGCAACCGGGTACGAAGATTTACCGGTTCCGGCGTTGACTCAACAGTGGGCTGAACGAGTGTTGGACGCAGCGCAGATTCGGTCAGGTGACAGAGTCCTGGATGTAGCCTGTGGGACTGGTGTGCTTGCACGGTCAGCCTTAGAGCGGGTGGGTTCCTCAGGCTCTGTTTCCGGGATCGATCCGGGGTTGGGGATGCTGCAAGTGGCCGAGCGCCTGGCACCAACAGTCGAGTGGCGGCAGGGGTCAGCAGAGTCGCTGGCCTACGCCAATCAGTCATTTGACGCTGTTGTAAGTCAATTCGGCTTGATGTTTTTTGCAGATCGCCACAAGGCCCTGCAAGAGATGCTACGAGTATTGACCCCAGGTGGGCGCCTAGCGGTCGCAGTGTGGGATTTACTTGAGAATATCCCGGCCTATGCAACTGAGGTCGCGCTGCTGAACCGCCTGGCAGGCGAGGACACGGCTAACGCAGTGCGAGCGCCATTTCAGCTAGGCGCGCGAAGCGACTTGGAGAAATTGTTTGGGGAAGCAGGAGTTTCTTCGGTCGCGATCGCGACACACAAAGGGACAGGACATTTCCCGAGCGTAAAGATAATGGTCGAAGCGGATCTGAGAGGCTGGCTGCCGGTCATGGGTATTTTCTTGGATGAGGAGCAGATTCAATCTATTTTGGTGGAGGCTGAAACCGCTCTCGATCGCTACGTCACAGCAAAAGGAAGTGTCGAGTTTGATGTTTCCGCACACATTGTTACGGGATTGAGGTCTTAG
- a CDS encoding helix-turn-helix domain-containing protein: protein MSGVTHVEIRESTEELQALLRAEKQPSAKERLQALYLIRAEQFTVSAAARVLGKHRGTLQRWLARYHQGGLPQMLARSISPGRPRVIPDWAVRCLQKQLQDPEGGFERYTQIQQWLRTQLGVEADYATVHHLVR from the coding sequence ATGAGTGGCGTCACCCACGTTGAAATTCGCGAGAGTACTGAGGAACTCCAGGCACTGCTGCGCGCGGAGAAGCAGCCGTCAGCGAAAGAGCGCTTGCAAGCGCTCTACCTGATTCGAGCCGAGCAGTTCACGGTCTCGGCTGCAGCGCGGGTGCTGGGCAAACATCGAGGCACGCTCCAACGCTGGCTGGCCCGTTATCACCAGGGCGGTCTGCCACAAATGCTGGCGCGCTCCATTAGCCCCGGTCGTCCGCGTGTCATTCCCGATTGGGCGGTGCGCTGCCTCCAGAAGCAACTCCAGGACCCAGAGGGCGGGTTCGAGCGCTACACGCAGATTCAGCAATGGCTGCGCACTCAGCTGGGTGTCGAGGCCGACTACGCCACCGTCCATCACTTGGTGCGCTAA
- a CDS encoding DUF1517 domain-containing protein, with protein MFAIARSRWQMLLKAVVALGLVLALVLGDAGTALAARSGGRIGGGSFRTPRTTMPRGGGGYRAPGGGFGFPFLFPFFGFGGFGSLFSILVVLALANFVINAFRSSGLGSGETVTSNPRVSVAKVQVGLLASASGLQRELAQLARSANTELASGRARVLQESALALLRHSDYWAYGATESQQMTLSAAESRFNQAALFERSKFGEETLSNANGRLQQSESQATDASAPSEYLLVTLLVGAEGKLPLSPIKSAEDLQQALREAAGVGQDRLLAVEVLWTPQAEGDSLTADDLLEAYPNLKLV; from the coding sequence ATGTTTGCAATTGCGCGATCGCGCTGGCAAATGCTGCTTAAAGCAGTTGTTGCCCTCGGGCTGGTCCTCGCCTTGGTGTTAGGTGATGCCGGTACGGCACTGGCCGCACGGAGCGGTGGGCGCATTGGCGGTGGTAGTTTCCGTACGCCGCGCACGACAATGCCGCGCGGTGGTGGCGGATATCGCGCACCCGGTGGCGGGTTTGGTTTCCCGTTCCTTTTCCCATTCTTTGGCTTTGGTGGCTTTGGGTCGCTTTTCTCTATCCTGGTTGTCCTCGCGCTGGCGAACTTCGTTATTAACGCCTTCCGGAGTAGCGGACTCGGTAGCGGCGAGACCGTCACGAGCAATCCCCGCGTATCGGTAGCAAAGGTTCAAGTCGGATTGCTGGCAAGTGCGAGCGGACTGCAACGGGAGTTGGCTCAGCTGGCACGATCTGCCAATACAGAGCTGGCTTCTGGCCGGGCGCGCGTGCTACAGGAAAGTGCTCTGGCGCTCTTGCGACACTCGGACTACTGGGCCTACGGAGCAACGGAATCCCAGCAAATGACTCTCAGTGCAGCAGAGTCACGTTTCAACCAGGCAGCGCTGTTCGAGCGCAGCAAGTTCGGCGAAGAAACGCTCTCAAATGCGAACGGCCGGTTGCAACAAAGTGAGTCACAAGCGACAGACGCTTCAGCACCGAGCGAGTATTTACTCGTGACGTTGCTGGTGGGAGCGGAAGGTAAATTGCCGCTGTCTCCCATCAAGAGTGCCGAGGATCTACAGCAAGCACTGCGCGAAGCTGCCGGGGTCGGGCAGGATCGCTTGCTCGCGGTGGAAGTGCTCTGGACGCCCCAGGCTGAGGGCGACTCGCTCACGGCCGACGACTTGCTGGAGGCTTACCCGAATTTGAAGTTAGTCTAA
- the rimI gene encoding ribosomal protein S18-alanine N-acetyltransferase: MNRPLICRTLCEADVATVADFDRRYLGGMWSEEGYQRELTSPNSEILLLATPPSTFSNAGETRPGETIAAWGSFWAILDEAHVTLLGVVPEYRQQGLGQLLLASLLQRAIARKLRRATLEVRKSNQAARSLYAKFGFRPVGERPNYYRNPPEAATILWRNKLQTSTTAVAIANLWERGRDRAYQCGWQLID, translated from the coding sequence GTGAATCGCCCGCTTATCTGCCGAACACTCTGCGAAGCCGATGTCGCAACCGTTGCCGACTTCGACCGCCGCTATCTCGGTGGAATGTGGAGTGAAGAGGGCTATCAACGCGAACTGACTAGCCCCAATAGCGAAATCCTCTTACTCGCAACTCCCCCTAGCACGTTCTCGAACGCCGGAGAGACCCGCCCCGGAGAAACGATCGCCGCATGGGGAAGCTTTTGGGCAATCCTCGATGAAGCCCACGTCACGCTGCTCGGCGTCGTTCCCGAGTACCGCCAACAGGGTTTAGGACAACTCCTTCTAGCAAGCTTGCTACAGCGCGCGATCGCGCGAAAGCTGCGTCGTGCCACCCTTGAAGTCCGTAAGTCTAACCAGGCTGCGCGATCGCTCTACGCTAAGTTCGGTTTCCGCCCGGTTGGGGAGCGTCCGAACTACTATCGCAACCCACCTGAAGCTGCCACGATTCTCTGGCGTAACAAGCTTCAGACCTCTACAACTGCCGTAGCAATTGCCAACCTTTGGGAGCGAGGACGCGATCGCGCCTATCAGTGTGGATGGCAACTAATTGATTAG
- a CDS encoding ATP-dependent Clp protease ATP-binding subunit: MFERFTEKAIKVIMLAQEEARRLGHNFVGTEQILLGLIGEGTGVAAKVLKSMGVNLKDARIEVEKIIGRGSGFVAVEIPFTPRAKRVLELSLEEARQLGHNYIGTEHLLLGLIREGEGVAARVLENLGVDLSKVRTQVIRMLGETAEVSTSENRGRTKTPTLDEFGSNLTHMAGEGKLDPVVGRQKEIERVIQILGRRTKNNPVLIGEPGVGKTAIAEGLAQRIANGDVPDILEEKRVVTLDIGLLVAGTKYRGEFEERLKKIMDEIRQAGNVVLVIDEVHTLIGAGAAEGAIDAANILKPALARGELQCIGATTLDEYRKHIERDAALERRFQPVMVGEPSVEETIEILRGLRDRYEQHHKLEITDDALDAAAKLSDRYISDRYLPDKAIDLIDEAGSRVRLINSQLPPAAKDLDKELRQLLKQKDDAVRSQDFDRAGELRDREMEIKAEIRAIAASRKSDSTEGDSDGPRVDSEEIAHIVSSWTGVPVSKITQTESAKLLHMEDTLHQRIIGQEDAVKAVSRAIRRARVGLKNPNRPIASFVFSGPTGVGKTELTKALAAYFFGAEDAMIRLDMSEFMERHTVSKLIGSPPGYVGYNEGGQLTEAVRRRPYTVVLFDEIEKAHPDVFNMLLQILEDGRLTDAKGRTVDFKNTLLIMTSNIGSKVIEKGGGGLGFELETDSSESQYNRIRSLVNEELKQYFRPEFLNRIDEIIVFRQLTRDEVKEIADILLQEVFSRLTEQDIALQVTEKFKERLVEEGYSPAYGARPLRRAIMRLLEDVMAEEILSGRLREGDTATVDIDDEEGAVKVLTGEPAQQKLLSQAAE, from the coding sequence ATGTTCGAGCGCTTCACAGAAAAGGCAATTAAGGTAATCATGCTGGCTCAGGAAGAAGCACGTCGCCTGGGTCACAATTTTGTCGGTACGGAGCAGATTCTTCTGGGCTTGATTGGCGAAGGCACTGGCGTCGCCGCGAAAGTCCTCAAATCAATGGGTGTCAACTTAAAAGACGCGCGAATCGAAGTTGAGAAAATTATCGGGCGGGGATCGGGCTTTGTTGCTGTTGAGATTCCGTTTACTCCCCGAGCTAAACGCGTCTTGGAATTGTCGTTGGAAGAGGCACGCCAACTCGGTCACAATTACATCGGAACCGAGCATTTATTGCTAGGTTTGATCCGTGAAGGTGAGGGCGTTGCCGCGCGCGTTCTGGAGAACCTTGGCGTCGATCTATCTAAAGTTCGTACGCAAGTAATTCGGATGCTGGGCGAGACGGCTGAAGTGTCTACTTCAGAGAATCGCGGCCGGACCAAAACTCCTACGCTTGACGAGTTCGGCTCCAATCTGACGCATATGGCCGGCGAGGGTAAGCTCGATCCGGTGGTCGGGCGCCAGAAGGAAATCGAGCGGGTCATCCAGATCCTCGGTCGCCGGACAAAAAACAACCCCGTGCTGATCGGCGAACCCGGCGTCGGTAAAACCGCGATCGCTGAAGGATTGGCCCAACGTATTGCCAACGGCGACGTACCCGACATCCTCGAAGAGAAGCGCGTCGTTACCCTCGATATCGGCTTGCTCGTAGCCGGCACGAAGTATCGCGGCGAGTTCGAGGAACGTCTGAAGAAGATCATGGACGAGATTCGCCAGGCAGGGAACGTCGTCCTAGTTATCGACGAGGTGCATACGCTGATCGGAGCCGGTGCGGCTGAAGGTGCAATCGACGCTGCCAACATCCTCAAACCAGCACTGGCACGCGGCGAACTACAGTGCATCGGTGCTACCACCCTCGACGAATATCGCAAGCACATCGAGCGCGACGCTGCCCTCGAGCGCCGCTTCCAACCAGTGATGGTCGGCGAACCGAGCGTTGAAGAAACAATCGAAATTCTGCGGGGGTTGCGCGATCGCTACGAGCAACACCACAAACTCGAAATTACCGACGATGCGCTGGATGCCGCGGCCAAGCTCTCCGATCGCTACATCTCGGATCGCTATTTGCCCGACAAGGCGATCGACTTGATCGACGAGGCTGGGTCGCGCGTGCGCTTGATCAACTCGCAGCTACCGCCGGCAGCTAAGGACCTCGACAAGGAACTTCGTCAGTTGCTGAAACAGAAGGACGATGCTGTCCGTTCTCAAGATTTCGACCGCGCTGGCGAGCTGCGCGATCGCGAAATGGAGATCAAGGCGGAAATCCGCGCGATCGCGGCATCGCGCAAGTCCGACTCTACTGAAGGTGACAGCGACGGACCGCGCGTCGACTCGGAAGAGATCGCGCACATCGTCTCGTCCTGGACGGGCGTCCCGGTCAGCAAGATCACCCAGACCGAGTCGGCCAAGTTGCTGCACATGGAAGACACCTTGCACCAGCGCATCATCGGTCAAGAGGATGCAGTGAAAGCGGTTTCGCGTGCCATTCGCCGCGCTCGGGTGGGATTGAAGAACCCCAACCGTCCGATCGCGAGCTTTGTGTTCTCCGGTCCAACTGGCGTGGGTAAAACCGAGCTTACCAAAGCGCTGGCAGCGTATTTCTTCGGTGCTGAGGACGCCATGATTCGGTTGGATATGTCCGAATTCATGGAGCGCCATACAGTTTCGAAGTTGATCGGCTCGCCTCCCGGATACGTCGGCTACAACGAAGGCGGTCAGCTGACCGAAGCCGTGAGGCGGCGTCCCTACACGGTTGTGCTGTTTGACGAGATCGAGAAAGCGCACCCGGATGTCTTCAACATGCTGCTGCAGATCCTCGAAGACGGTCGCTTAACCGATGCCAAGGGACGTACGGTGGACTTCAAGAACACCCTACTCATCATGACCTCCAACATCGGCTCCAAGGTCATCGAGAAGGGTGGCGGCGGTCTCGGCTTCGAGCTGGAAACAGACTCCTCTGAATCTCAATACAATCGCATCCGTTCTCTCGTCAATGAAGAGTTGAAGCAGTATTTCCGCCCAGAGTTTCTCAACCGCATCGACGAGATCATCGTCTTCCGCCAGCTGACGCGCGACGAGGTTAAGGAGATTGCAGATATCTTGTTGCAAGAAGTCTTCTCGCGACTGACCGAGCAGGACATCGCGCTGCAAGTTACTGAGAAGTTTAAGGAGCGTCTCGTTGAAGAGGGCTACAGCCCTGCTTACGGCGCACGACCACTGCGCCGGGCAATCATGCGATTGCTGGAAGACGTAATGGCTGAAGAAATTCTCTCCGGTCGTTTGCGTGAAGGCGACACGGCAACAGTCGACATCGACGATGAAGAAGGTGCCGTGAAGGTCCTCACTGGGGAGCCGGCACAGCAGAAGCTGCTCTCGCAGGCAGCCGAGTAG
- a CDS encoding NAD(P)H-quinone oxidoreductase subunit 4: MVDTNFPWLTTIVLLPLIAAIPIPFVPERFGKAIRWYALSAGLLTLGVTVCAFVRFYDLSDPGFQLEESYAWLPQLGLNWSMAVDGLSMPLVILSGLISTLALLASWREQRKPRFYYVLLLVLYSAQVGVFASRDLLLFFLMWELELIPVYLLISIWGGQNRLYAATKFILYTALGSIFILVGALILAFGGDTLTFDMGELGLQKIPFGLEMLAYAGFAIAFAVKLPIFPLHTWLPDAHSQASAPVSMILAGVLLKMGGYGLIRMNVEMMPEAHVYFAPVLAVLGAVNIVYGALTAFSQDNLKRRLACSSISHMGFVLIGIASFTELGLNGAVLQMLSHGLIAAALFYLSGVTYERTHTLAMKKMGGIAQQMPKVFALFTAASMASLALPGMSGFVSELTVFLGITTSDAYSSSFKVAMVFLSAVGLILTPIYLLSMLRQVFYGTNSTGIVIENYLGDAKPREVFVTICLLIPIVGIGLYPKLATRTYDVKTVEVAVKARDAVPVIAQRQERFQEARLALPFYAPAFAAPGLPASSLQALLDTELNVE, encoded by the coding sequence ATGGTTGACACCAACTTCCCATGGCTGACGACGATCGTCCTGCTGCCCCTGATTGCGGCGATTCCGATTCCCTTTGTGCCGGAGCGTTTCGGTAAGGCTATTCGCTGGTACGCTCTCAGTGCAGGGCTCCTAACACTCGGGGTTACGGTTTGCGCCTTCGTGCGATTCTACGACCTCAGCGATCCCGGCTTCCAGCTGGAGGAATCCTATGCCTGGCTGCCGCAGTTGGGTTTGAATTGGTCGATGGCCGTTGACGGTCTGTCAATGCCGCTCGTCATATTGTCCGGGCTGATTTCCACGTTGGCACTGCTAGCTTCTTGGCGAGAGCAGCGCAAGCCGCGCTTCTACTACGTGCTGTTGTTGGTTCTCTACAGCGCGCAGGTTGGCGTCTTTGCATCGCGCGATTTGCTGCTGTTCTTCTTGATGTGGGAGCTAGAGCTGATTCCGGTCTACCTGCTCATTTCAATTTGGGGCGGCCAGAATCGCCTTTATGCAGCTACAAAGTTCATCCTCTACACGGCACTGGGATCGATCTTTATTCTTGTTGGTGCTCTAATATTGGCCTTCGGCGGCGACACCCTCACCTTCGACATGGGCGAGTTGGGCTTGCAAAAGATTCCCTTCGGTCTGGAAATGCTTGCCTACGCGGGCTTCGCGATCGCTTTCGCCGTTAAATTGCCGATTTTCCCACTGCACACGTGGTTGCCGGACGCTCACAGCCAAGCTTCCGCTCCCGTATCAATGATTTTGGCGGGCGTCCTCTTGAAGATGGGCGGCTACGGGCTCATTCGCATGAACGTCGAGATGATGCCCGAGGCTCATGTTTACTTCGCACCTGTCCTGGCAGTGCTCGGTGCGGTAAATATTGTCTACGGCGCGCTGACGGCATTCAGCCAAGACAATCTAAAACGACGTCTGGCTTGCTCCTCGATTTCGCACATGGGCTTTGTACTGATCGGTATTGCGTCCTTTACGGAGCTGGGTTTGAATGGTGCGGTTCTGCAGATGCTCTCCCACGGTTTGATTGCGGCGGCGCTGTTTTATTTGTCCGGCGTGACCTACGAACGCACTCATACCCTGGCAATGAAGAAAATGGGGGGCATTGCCCAGCAGATGCCAAAAGTGTTTGCGCTGTTCACGGCGGCGTCGATGGCTTCGTTGGCACTTCCTGGCATGAGCGGGTTTGTTAGCGAACTGACCGTATTTCTCGGCATCACCACTAGCGATGCTTACAGCAGTTCCTTCAAAGTAGCGATGGTGTTTCTGTCAGCAGTTGGGTTGATTCTGACCCCGATTTACTTGCTCTCGATGCTGCGCCAAGTTTTCTACGGCACGAACAGTACTGGCATCGTTATCGAGAACTACCTTGGCGACGCCAAGCCCCGCGAAGTATTTGTCACGATTTGCCTGTTAATCCCGATTGTCGGTATTGGTTTGTATCCCAAACTAGCAACTCGCACCTATGACGTGAAGACGGTAGAGGTTGCTGTCAAGGCGCGCGATGCGGTTCCCGTGATCGCCCAGCGTCAGGAGCGCTTCCAGGAGGCACGTCTGGCTTTGCCGTTCTACGCTCCGGCATTTGCAGCTCCGGGTCTGCCTGCCTCATCACTTCAAGCCTTACTAGATACCGAGCTGAATGTTGAATAA
- the ychF gene encoding redox-regulated ATPase YchF, with the protein MLRAGIVGLPNVGKSTLFNALTANATAEAANFPFCTIEPNVGIVSVPDDRLEKLAEISHSARIVPTRIEFVDIAGLVAGASQGEGLGNQFLANIREVDAIVHVVRCFEDDNIIHVSGSVDPVRDIETITLELVLSDFAQVEKRIDRARKQAKREKEIQVEVDALEKLLPALNDGQPARQVELVAEEDAAIRALGLLSRKPVIYAANVSEDDLACGNEWVEQVRALAAREGAGAVVVSAQVEAELIELPEEERADYLESLGVAEGGLRSLIGATYDLLGLRTYLTSGETETRAWTICAGMKAPQAAGVIHSDFERGFIRAETVAYADLVSTGSMAAAKEKGLVRSEGKDYVVREGDVILFRFNV; encoded by the coding sequence ATGCTCAGAGCTGGAATTGTCGGATTGCCCAACGTCGGCAAATCGACGCTATTTAATGCGCTGACGGCGAACGCGACGGCCGAGGCTGCGAATTTTCCGTTCTGTACGATCGAGCCAAATGTAGGCATAGTGTCGGTACCGGACGATCGTCTGGAGAAGTTGGCAGAGATTTCGCACTCGGCCCGGATCGTTCCAACGCGGATCGAATTCGTGGACATTGCCGGATTGGTGGCTGGCGCAAGTCAAGGTGAAGGGTTAGGCAATCAATTCCTTGCCAACATCCGTGAAGTCGACGCGATCGTTCACGTGGTGCGCTGCTTCGAGGACGACAATATCATCCACGTCTCGGGCTCGGTGGATCCAGTGCGCGACATCGAGACCATTACTCTCGAATTGGTTCTGTCAGATTTCGCCCAGGTTGAAAAACGCATCGATCGCGCTCGCAAGCAAGCCAAGCGCGAAAAAGAGATTCAGGTCGAAGTTGATGCTCTCGAAAAGCTGCTGCCCGCTCTAAACGACGGGCAGCCAGCCCGTCAAGTGGAGCTAGTCGCAGAAGAAGATGCAGCCATTCGCGCGCTAGGATTGCTGAGTCGCAAACCAGTTATTTACGCTGCAAATGTTTCCGAGGACGATCTCGCCTGCGGGAACGAGTGGGTAGAACAGGTCCGCGCGCTCGCGGCGCGAGAAGGAGCAGGTGCCGTTGTCGTGTCGGCACAGGTAGAAGCCGAGCTGATCGAGTTGCCGGAAGAGGAACGTGCCGATTATCTGGAGTCCCTTGGTGTTGCCGAAGGCGGTTTGCGATCGCTCATCGGTGCAACCTACGACTTATTGGGCTTGCGAACCTATTTAACGTCAGGCGAGACCGAGACGCGTGCCTGGACGATTTGCGCGGGAATGAAAGCGCCTCAAGCAGCTGGGGTCATTCACTCCGATTTCGAACGCGGCTTCATCCGAGCAGAGACGGTTGCCTACGCGGATCTTGTCAGCACGGGCTCGATGGCAGCTGCCAAAGAAAAAGGTTTGGTCCGTTCTGAAGGCAAAGACTACGTTGTGCGCGAGGGCGACGTGATTCTCTTCCGGTTCAATGTCTAG
- a CDS encoding DUF427 domain-containing protein: MTQATWNGVVLANSQRCERVEGNEYFPPDDVYWDYFQGTDTHTVCPWKGTASYYTITIGGESLSDAAWSYPQAKERAKHIEGYVAFYTRKGVIVS; encoded by the coding sequence ATGACCCAAGCAACCTGGAATGGCGTTGTCCTTGCTAATAGCCAACGATGCGAGCGCGTGGAAGGTAACGAATACTTTCCTCCCGATGACGTGTATTGGGATTACTTCCAGGGCACCGATACACACACTGTTTGCCCTTGGAAAGGGACGGCCAGCTACTATACGATTACTATTGGTGGCGAATCGTTGAGCGACGCTGCCTGGTCCTATCCGCAGGCCAAAGAGCGAGCCAAACATATCGAAGGATACGTTGCCTTCTATACACGCAAGGGTGTCATCGTATCCTAA